Sequence from the Corallincola holothuriorum genome:
CTTCGGTGCCCTGGCTATTTTTGGCGGCCTTTTCGGTGTGGCTGGCCATAGTGGCTATCGCTATCTGTCGGCACGGCGTCGTGCCGTTAATAATGCCAAAACTTCTTGAGTCAGGAAAACAACATGAGTGCTGTGGTTGTCATTTTTAAGAGATTTGAACGTTTCTGGCATTGGGCGCAGGCGGCGATGGTGTTGCTGCTGATCGTGACCGGATTTGAGCTGCACGGTTTTTTCCGCTTGTTTGGTTTTGCTGATGCCGTGTCATTGCATGATTGGGCTGGCTTCTCGTGGGCGGTGTTACTTGTGTTGGCATTCACCTGGATTTTCACTTCCGGGGAGTGGCGTCAGTATCTGCCGCGACTGGAGGGACTTGGCGCCACCGTGCGTTTCTACCTGCTTGGCGTATTCAAGGGTGAGTCACATCCCCATCACATGACACCGGCACAGAAGTTCAATCCGCTGCAGGGAGCTGGTTATCTGGGGATCGTGTTCGGGTTGTTGCCGTTACAAGTTGCCACCGGCTGCCTTTACTTCTTCTTCCCTGAATTACGCGCGGCCGGTTGGTTGCAGAGCATTGATTGGGTGGCATGGCTACACACCTTTAATGCCTATTCCTTGCTCAGTTTTCTGGTGATCCACCTGTACATGATCACCTTCGGTAAAAGGATCTCCTCCCATCTGCGGGCGATGATCACCGGTAAGGAAGAGGTTTAGCAGTGTTTGAGAACCGGAAATAGAACATACATTTGTGATTGGTTAAGAGGTTAAAGAGATGAAAAAAATAGTCTTAGTAATGATTGCCGTGATGCTGTCGTTCAGTGCCCACGCTGATGCTGATAAAGGTAAAAAGTATTACCTCAAGTATTTGCGTCCCTATTTTGAAATCAATGGTCAGGAGTTTGCGTCAGAACATCTGAAAGTCGAGTGGAAGCGCTTCTTTAAAAATGACGGTAAGAAGTTCATCAAGAAATTCTCCAAGCAGTACCCGCAAGCACAAGAGTTTTTGGAAAGTGACACCTTTCAAAAGATCGCCCCGGATGTCGCTGATTTTGCCATCAAGTATGCGGCTGACAGTGGTGAATTAGCTGACTGCAACTAGCCGGCCTATAAAAACAATAAGAGAGTTTTCCAATGAAGAGATTAACTGGTGTGGCTGCCGCCGTGCTGTTAGGGCTTTCTATGCCCGCGATGGCGGATCTGAACGATGATGTTGAAGCACTCAAGCAACAGGTGCGCGAGTTACAGAAAAAAACTGGCGGAAATCATCTTAACTTCAGTGTCGATTATCGTGTGTCGATGGACAACATTGAGTATGAGTTGGCGGATGGTTCGACCGCCTCAAACGATGACTTACTGGCTAATCGTTTGTGGTTGAATATGGGCTATCAGTATAACGAAAAGCTGCTGTTTCGTGGACAGTTGGCTTACAACAAAGCCTTTGGCGATACCGCCATGCATAACCAACGTAACGAATCAGGCTATGCGGATTTTGATTGGGTGGTGAGTGAAAACTTAGACGACAACACCATTAAGGTGAAACAAGCCTATTTCCTCTATTTGGGGGATGCCTTCTTCGGTAATGAGCAGCTGCCATGGACATTCAGTTTGGGTCGGCGTCCTTCGACCACTGGCTTTCTCGCTAATCACCGCGAAGGGTTCGACAAAGCCAACTCACCGCTGGGTCACTCAATCAACGTCGAGTTTGATGGCCTGAGCTTGAATCTGCGGTTGGAAGAGCTGACTGGACTCACAGGTAATGCTCTGAAATTTTGTGCGGGACGGGGATTGAGCAATGCTACTTCCCGTTTCAGTCCAGCGGGAACCGATTACGCCAAAGATCCAGACAAAACCGACGACATTGATATGGTGGGCATTATCTTTACCCCCTATAACGACGGTCAATACGATGTGAAACTGCAGGCATATCATGCCAACAACATGATTGGTCTCGATATGAATGACATCATGATGACAGGTGAGCAGACCTTCTATGATTTCGGTGATCTGAATAACGTTACCTTGTCAGCCGAGATGAACGGGGTGGGGGAGTTTATTAATGATTTCCTCGACGGCACCCGTCTGTTTGCCTCTGTTTCTATGTCGCAGACCGATCCCAACAGTGATATGGCGATGTTGGGATCAACAGAAGATGAGCGTGGCTATTCCTATTGGTTAGGGGTCAATGTACCGGGCTTCTTCGACGATGACTCGTTTGGTTTTGAGTTCAATCACGGTTCCAAATACTGGCGCTCGTTCACCTATGGTGAAGACACCATGATAGGCTCCAAGATCGCCGCACGTGGCGATGCCTACGAGGCCTACTACAATCTACCGCTGGTGGATAAGGCGCTGACACTGCAACTGCGTTATACCTACATCGATTACGACTATACCGGCAGTAACGGTTTCTTTGGCAATGCCACCGGCACGCCAATGCGTATTGACGATGCTTGGCAGATGGCCCAGATGATGGGGATGCCGCCACCGGTAAAAAATGCGCAAGATATTCGCGCAGTGATCCGTTATCAGTTCTAGTTGAACGGCTGCGAAGATGACAAGGCAGGGAGCTCTTCCCTGCCTTTTTTGCTTGCAGGACTTATAACCAATGACTGATCTAAATCAACAAAATGGCATTGATAACGATTCGCATTTAGATTACATTTGCCTTCATCGAAGTTTGGAGGCGTTTATGTTTGTTTGCATCTGTCATGGCATTACTGATACTCAGCTGAAAGAAGCCGTGGCAAACGGTGCTCAACGTTTGGCTGATGTGAAACGTTCGATGGGCGTTGCCAGTCAATGTGGCAACTGTGCTTGTAAAGCCAAGCAGGTGATCCAAGTGGCTTTGGCTGAAATCGATGACTCCTTGTTTGTCAGTGCGGCTTAATATCGTTTTATCACTCCCGCTCCTGCGCTCCGCTGAATGCTTTATCTTTTCCTCCGCCATACTGAAAGCCCTCTTTTGTTCTCAGTGCACTTGCACCTCGAGCTTGCTCAAGGGGTGAGACCTTTGCCCCATCTTCTTGGCTAACTCATTGTGACGACTTGGGTCGCTCGCTATAGTGGTTTTACTTATCTGATTCCTCACAGGGATGTTGCTGTGACAAACCTATTTGAAGGGCGCTCTAATCGCTTGGTGCTGTTGATATTTTTAGCGGTTGCCTTGTATGCGAGTTATGCGCTGATCCAACCCTATATACAGCCGATTATTTTGGCTTTATTGATCGGTATGCTGACCGTTCCTGCCCATGATTGGCTGGTCGTAAAGTTCAATGGTCGCAAGAACAGTGCAGCCATTGTCAGTTGTCTGTTGCTCTCTTTAGTGCTGCTTATTCCGTCGATTTTGGTGATGATAGCGATCCTTAAACAGGGCGTCAGTTATTCCAGTACCGTGCGAGAGTGGGCTGACGGTGGCAATGTCCATCAGCTATTGGGTCATCCTTGGGTGATCAAGATAAAGCAACTACTTGGCCAACTGCTGCCTGAAGACGCCCTGCATCCCGAAACCATTAAAGCTAAAGTATTGGATGTTGGCAGCGGCATGGGCAAACAGTTTGTCGGCATCTCTACCGCCATGCTGGGCAGTATCACCACCTTTTTTCTGAACTTTACCCTGATGCTGTTCGTACTGTTTTTTGTACTGCGGGATCATGAAAAGTTGATCCGGTTTTTCCGCCACGCATTACCTTTGTCGCGTAGTCAGGAAGATGCATTGTTGGCTGATATTAAAAAGGTCAGCAAGTCAGCCTTACTGGGCTCATTGTTGACTGCCATCACTCAAGGCTTTGTTGGTGGCATAGGTCTATGGATGGCAGGCTTTCCGGCGCTGTTCTGGGGTACGATGATGGCGTTTGCATCGTTGATCCCCTTTGTCGGTACCGCCTTAATATGGGTACCCGCCGCGATTTACCTGTTTGTCACAGGGGAGACTGGCTGGGGCATCTTTATGGTGGTGTGGGGCGTTGTCGTCGTTGGTTCTATTGACAACTTCCTGCGGCCTTTGTTTATGCAAGGGGCATCGATGAGTACCGTAGTGGTGTTCTTTTCCTTGCTCGGTGGCTTACAGGTATTTGGTTTGATTGGGCTATTATATGGGCCACTGATCTTTTCTATTACCCTGGTGCTGTTTCATCTATACGAAAAAGAGTTCTCTAATTTTCTCGATGATCAGGACGGCCGTTAATATTTTGCCGACAGGGGGTTGCGGTCATTGGATATATATTGGTTAATTGCGAGGAACGATTATGTTTGTGGTGATTTTTGGACGTTCAGGCTGTCCTTTCTGTGTGCGGGCAAAAGAGTTAGCGGAGAAGTTAACTGAGGATCGTGACGACTTTAAGTTCCGTTACATCGATATTCATGAAGAGGGGATCAGTAAGGCCGATCTAGAAAAAACGGTTGGTAAGCCGGTAGAAACGGTGCCGCAGATCTTTATCGATCAGGAACATGTTGGTGGCTTTACCGAGTTTGATGCCTATGCCAAAGAGCATTTGCAGTAGGCTTTCCCGCCATACCTATCTTGCAGAGGGAGTTTTCTCCCTCTATTTATCGCACTTGCCAGTTCTCTTGCTAGAAAAGCAGGCTTAAAACACCCACTTCTTATCTTTAATCAGATTAATTAGCATGTTCTTGCGGTAAATTTAACCTGTTTTGCGCTGCATAAACGACTGCAGGTGGCTAATTGTCATCGCTTTTTGTTTAGTCAGAACATCCACTTAAGGGTTTAGGCACCCTATTTCTGTCTCGCTGTTTTAAAAAGGAATTGAAAATGAGATTGATACCCGCCCTCTGTTTTATTGCATCTGTTTTACCCTGCACTTTGCTTGCTCAAGATGAGATGTTGAGTGCTGAAGATCAGGCTTATCTGGCATGGTCTTCGGAGTTCTTATCATCGCTGGATCCGCAAACCGGCGAGATCCTGTTGCCGGGCAGTATGGCTCGACTTCATGTGTCGGATGATTTCTATTATCTCGACCCGCAAGATGCCGAGCGTGTGCTCAGCGAGGCTTGGGGAAACCCGCCAGGCACTGGCGCTTTAGGGATGTTATTGCCTGCTGGGCAGACTCCGCTGGACGAGGATTCCTGGGCGGTTGTCATCTCATTTGAAGAAGATGGTTATGTTTCTGATGAAGATGCCTACAACATTGATTATGACGAACTGTTAGAAGAGATGCAGGCGGATACCCGGTCAGAGAGCGGTGAGCGCGAAGCAGCAGGTTATGGCTCAATTGATTTAGTCGGTTGGGCAGCTCGACCTTACTACGACAAAAGTCGTCATCAACTCTATTGGGCGAAAGAGCTGGAGTTTGACCACGATCCCAATCATACCCTGAACTACAGCATCCGCAGCTTAGGTCGCAAAGGCGTGCTGGAGATGAATTTTGTTGCTGGTATGAACCAACTTGATCAGATCAATGGCAGTTTAGATAGCGTACTGGCGATGGTGAACTTCGTTGATGGTCATCGTTACGAAGATTTTGACCCCACCTATGATGAGGTAGCAGCTTATGGCTTAGGTGCGCTTGTTGCCGGCAAACTGGCGGCGAAAACGGGTGCTATTGCCGGTTTTTTGCTGCTGTTGAAAAAGTTTTGGTGGCTGGCTTTAGTTGCCATTGGTGGCATATTCCGCGCTATCACGGGTAAGAAAAATTAGTTTTTGAAGGTTACCCTGTAAACCTTGCGTCGCCGACGGGGATATTGGGGTCAACACCTAGCGTGAGTTGATGCTCTCCGAATGGAGAGCATTGAGCAAATCTAATTTTTGCATTTGTAATGCTCATTTTTTATTTAACTTCTGTATATCAAATCACCTTTTAAACACTATATGTTGACGTAAATCAATTCTTGAACCACTATATGTGCCGAACGGTTCCCAAGGGCTTCTTCAATAGAATGTCCACGGATTAATAGGGAATGCGGTGAATTAGTGGTGTTTTTTTCGCTAATAATTCCGCAGCTGCCCCCGCAACTGTAAGTGCAGAGCCACGCTCAATAGCCACTGGAATGAGATTCCGGGAAGGCGAGTCAAGGCGAAGACGCACAAGCCAGGAGACCTGCCGTCGCGGTGTGTTTTTCGCACCAACTAACTGATTCGTCAAACATCGGGCGGGGTGATCCGGTGTGTGGCTCGACCATGCCCGGCTGTTCGCCTGAACGCTAGCATGGCTGGCGTCATACCTTCCCCTGCCTTGTCGCTACGGAGTTCGACAAGGTGAATAACAAAAATATCTCAATTGCCAAACGTGATGGCCGCCATGAACCGCTCGATCTGGATAAGATCCATAAGGTACTCACCTGGGCGGCAGAAGGGCTTGATACTGTCTCTGTATCTCAAGTCGAGCTTAGAGCACATCTGCAATTTCACGACGGAATTACCACGTCAGATATTCATGAAACATTGATTAAGTCTGCGGCGGATCTGATCTCGGAAGAGACACCTGATTATCAATATCTGGCTGCCCGGCTGAACATCTTTCATCTGCGTAAAAAAGCCTATGGCCAATACACGCCGCCTTCGCTATACCAGCACGTGGGTCGGTTGGTGGATCTGCAACGTTACGATGCCCAGCTACTAACGGATTACAGCATGGAAGAGTTCGCCCTGATGGATGGTTTTATCGACCACCAACGGGACTTGGACTTTGCTTACGCTGCCGTGAAGCAGCTGGAAGGTAAATACCTGGTTCAAGACAGGGTGAAAGGAGAGTTCTACGAAAGCCCGCAGTTTCTCTATCTGCTGATCGGTGCGTGTTTGTTTGCTAACTACGACAGGTCCATTCGTCTGGATTATGTACGTCGCTTTTATGATGCGGTGTCTACGTTCAAAATCTCTTTGCCAACGCCGATTATGGCGGGCGTGCGTACGCCAACTCGCCAGTTCAGCTCTTGCGTGTTGATTGAATGCGGTGATTCGCTGGATTCTATTAACGCCACCACCTCTGCGATTGTGCGCTATGTCAGTCAGCGTGCGGGTATTGGTATTAATGCCGGACGTATTCGCGCGCTTGGTTCATCTATCCGAGGGGGTGAGGCCAATCATACCGGTTGTATTCCATTCTTTAAGCACTTCCAAACGGCGGTGAAATGCTGCTCTCAGGGCGGTGTTCGTGGCGGTGCTGCGACGCTGTTTTACCCGCTTTGGCATTTAGAAGCAGAAGAGTTGCTGGTACTTAAAAACAACCGCGGTGTGGAAGAGAATCGGGTTCGGCATCTGGATTATGGTGTACAGCTTAATCGGCTGATGTACCAACGTCTGCTAAAAAATGCGGACATTTCACTGTTCAGTCCGTCAGATGTACCGGGGCTATACGAGGCGTTTTTTGCTGATCAGGATGAGTTCGAAAAGCTCTATCAGCAATACGAGCAAGACACCAACGTTCGCAAGAAAACCATTAAAGCCGTTGAGCTGTTTTCTCGCTTATTACAAGAGCGAGCGTCAACGGGCCGTATCTACATTCAGAATGTTGACCACTGTAATACCCATAGTCCGTTTGACCCGGCTAAAGCGCCGATACGTCAATCTAACCTGTGTCTTGAGATCGCGCTACCTACAACGCCACTGCAGGATATTAATGACAAAGAGGGCGAAATCGCGCTTTGTACGTTGGCGGCATTTAATCTCGGTGCGCTTAAGTCGTTAGACGAATTAGCCCCACTTGCCGATCTATTGGTGCGTGCATTAGACAGCTTATTGACCTATCAGAACTACCCCGTGCCTGCGGCGCAGCAAGGCTCGCTGAAACGACGCACTCTGGGTGTGGGTGTGATCAACTATGCCTACTATTTGGCCAAAAACGGCGTGAAGTATTCTGATGGTTCAGCGCTGGGTTTGACCCACCGTACCTTTGAAGCGATCCAGTATCATCTGCTGCAAGCATCTAACCAATTAGCGCGTGAACAGGGCGCTTGTGATGCCTTTGCTGATACCACCTATGCCCGAGGCGAATTGCCGATAGATCACTACAAAAAAGATGTGGATGGTTACTGCGATGAACCGCTGCATTGTGATTGGGAAGGGCTACGCGCTGACATTCTGCGTGATGGGCTACGCAACTCCACCCTCACTGCATTGATGCCCTCTGAAACCTCTTCTCAGATCAGTAATGCCACCAACGGTATTGAACCCCCGCGAGGCTTTGTCAGTGTTAAAGCATCGAAAGATGGGATCTTGAAGCAGGTGGTTCCTGAGTTAGAAACACTCCGTGATAGCTACGAACTGCTATGGAATATCCCGAGTAACACGGGCTATTTGCAGTTGGTCGGAGTGATGCAAAAGTTCGTCGACCAAGCTATTTCTGCCAACACCAACTATGACCCCGCGCGATTTGGCGAAGGCAAAGTGCCGATGCAATTGCTGATGCAAGACCTACTTAGTGCTTATAAGTGCGGCCTGAAAACGCTTTATTACCACAACACTCGCGACGGTGCGACGGACAAGCATTTATCCAACGAGTCGCCAGTAATGGGAGAGGCTCGCCCAGCTGAAACGACCGTTGTAGAAAACGATGACGAGGGCTGTGAAGGCGGCGCTTGTAAGATTTAGCCTGAGCGGATTTTTTAAAGGATAAAAAGCCCCCTCATCCCGCCCTTCTCCCCAAGGGAGAAGGAGACAAGAAAAGCGGACGGGAGTGCGCTTGTGCTGTTGCCCCCTCTCCAAGGGGAGAGGGCTGGGGTGAGGGGTATTTAAATGAATCGCAAACAGAACAATAAAAGCGGAACAAACTAATGGCTTATAAAAGCTTTAATCAAAACAAATTTGAGACGTTCAAGCAGGATATGTTCTTTGGTGAGAACGTGAATGTCTCCCGTTATGACCGGCAAAAATATCCGGTATTCGAGCAGCTCATTGAAAAGCAGCTTTCATTTTTCTGGCGTCCGGAAGAGGTCGACCTTTCTACCGACCGTAAAGATTTTGCCGAGTTACCCGCCCATGAGCAGCATATTTTTCTTAGCAACCTGAAGTACCAAACTTTGCTTGATAGTGTGCAGGGGCGTTCACCTAATATGGCTCTGTTGCCACTGGTGTCACTGCCAGAAATCGAAACCTGGATCGAAACCTGGGCATTCAGTGAAACCATTCATTCACGTTCGTATACCCACATTATCCGCAATATTTTGGCAGAGCCGGGGGATGTGTTTGATGACATCATCAACAATGAACAGATCATTGCTCGTGCAGAAGCGGTTTCTCATTATTACGATGATTTGATCTTACATGCACAGCTATATGCTACTGGCGGCGAAGGTGAATATCGTATCAGTGGTAGTGATACCCCCGTACAAGTCAGCTTGCCAGCCCTGAAACGCAAACTGTATCTGACCTTAGTGTCGGTGAACGTGCTGGAAGCGATCCGCTTTTATGTCAGCTTTGCCTGCAGTTTTGCTTTTGCCGAACGTGCCACCATGGAAGGCAACGCCAAAATTATCAAGCTGATCGCCCGTGATGAAGCCCTACACCTGACAGGCACTCAGCATATGTTGAATATTCTGGCCAGTGGTCAGGATGATCCAGAGATGGCCGAGATTGCTGCAGAGCTTAAACCGGAAGTGATCCAAATATTTAAGGACGCCGCACAGCAGGAAAAAGAGTGGGCGGAATACCTGTTTAAAGATGGGTCGATGATCGGCTTGAACACCGACATTCTCAGTCAGTATGTTGACTACATTACCAATCAAAGATTGCAGGCGATAGGCTTCGAAACTTGTTTCCCGCAGCGTCCCAACCCGTTGCCATGGATGGATAGCTGGTTAGTGAGTGATAACGTACAGGTTGCGCCGCAAGAAGCTGAAATTAGTTCTTACCTAGTCGGTGCCATCGACAGTGACGTAGATACCAATGCGTTAGCGGGCTTTGAGCTATGAGCGAACTCACTGGTAATAAGCTTGTAGATAAAGGGCTGGTATCCTGCATGCCCAGTAACGCCCAGCGTGATGACGCTGTTCAGCTTGAAAGCCCAGAGATCTCCGTTACCCAAGCTGCTGAGGGTTATACCCTGTTAGAGCAGCTAGAAGCGGAGGGCATCGAGGTACCGTACCAATGTCGCGAAGGTTATTGTGGACGTTGCCGTACTAAAAGAGTCTCGGGTGAAGTGGCGTATACCTCCGCGCCACTGGCCTGGGTCAATCCAGGTGAAGTGTTGCCATGCTGCTGCGTGGCGATTTCCGAGGTGGTGCTGGAGGTTGGCTGATAAACTGTTAGAAAGTAAGTGCTAGCTAATTTGTGCCTTTAACGAGTAGCAGATATCATCTGTTATCGCCACATGGAGTGGCGTTTTTGAATTTAACAAGGAGGTTTAAGTGCTCACGTCAGCAGAAATTTTTATATCTGATTACACCGAATTATTTTTGGATCTGTATCGATTCGGTAACGCGTCCAGCCCGCGGTTCGATCATATTCGTCCCATGAAAGATGCGATCATTCAAAATAGAAATGGTATTAAGTACATTTTGGCTGATGGAAATGGGATCAGCGCTTTTTCATCCGTTCCTAGTGGCAAAAAGGGAACATGGAAGTTACCCAAAGGCACACCGCTACCTCAAGGGGTTAAGCTGGTCATAGATAAGCGTCCTGGGCGCGAAAACCACTATATGTTGGCACCGAATGTCACCATGAAACTAAGTGAGTTCCATGCGCTAATGGATCAGGTGCGTGAACATGCCCAACGAATTTCATAAGGAGTCGATAATGGAAACCCTGGATTTAAAGCTTCCC
This genomic interval carries:
- a CDS encoding cytochrome b/b6 domain-containing protein — encoded protein: MSAVVVIFKRFERFWHWAQAAMVLLLIVTGFELHGFFRLFGFADAVSLHDWAGFSWAVLLVLAFTWIFTSGEWRQYLPRLEGLGATVRFYLLGVFKGESHPHHMTPAQKFNPLQGAGYLGIVFGLLPLQVATGCLYFFFPELRAAGWLQSIDWVAWLHTFNAYSLLSFLVIHLYMITFGKRISSHLRAMITGKEEV
- a CDS encoding DUF3373 family protein — encoded protein: MKRLTGVAAAVLLGLSMPAMADLNDDVEALKQQVRELQKKTGGNHLNFSVDYRVSMDNIEYELADGSTASNDDLLANRLWLNMGYQYNEKLLFRGQLAYNKAFGDTAMHNQRNESGYADFDWVVSENLDDNTIKVKQAYFLYLGDAFFGNEQLPWTFSLGRRPSTTGFLANHREGFDKANSPLGHSINVEFDGLSLNLRLEELTGLTGNALKFCAGRGLSNATSRFSPAGTDYAKDPDKTDDIDMVGIIFTPYNDGQYDVKLQAYHANNMIGLDMNDIMMTGEQTFYDFGDLNNVTLSAEMNGVGEFINDFLDGTRLFASVSMSQTDPNSDMAMLGSTEDERGYSYWLGVNVPGFFDDDSFGFEFNHGSKYWRSFTYGEDTMIGSKIAARGDAYEAYYNLPLVDKALTLQLRYTYIDYDYTGSNGFFGNATGTPMRIDDAWQMAQMMGMPPPVKNAQDIRAVIRYQF
- a CDS encoding (2Fe-2S)-binding protein → MFVCICHGITDTQLKEAVANGAQRLADVKRSMGVASQCGNCACKAKQVIQVALAEIDDSLFVSAA
- a CDS encoding AI-2E family transporter, producing the protein MTNLFEGRSNRLVLLIFLAVALYASYALIQPYIQPIILALLIGMLTVPAHDWLVVKFNGRKNSAAIVSCLLLSLVLLIPSILVMIAILKQGVSYSSTVREWADGGNVHQLLGHPWVIKIKQLLGQLLPEDALHPETIKAKVLDVGSGMGKQFVGISTAMLGSITTFFLNFTLMLFVLFFVLRDHEKLIRFFRHALPLSRSQEDALLADIKKVSKSALLGSLLTAITQGFVGGIGLWMAGFPALFWGTMMAFASLIPFVGTALIWVPAAIYLFVTGETGWGIFMVVWGVVVVGSIDNFLRPLFMQGASMSTVVVFFSLLGGLQVFGLIGLLYGPLIFSITLVLFHLYEKEFSNFLDDQDGR
- a CDS encoding GrxA family glutaredoxin — encoded protein: MFVVIFGRSGCPFCVRAKELAEKLTEDRDDFKFRYIDIHEEGISKADLEKTVGKPVETVPQIFIDQEHVGGFTEFDAYAKEHLQ
- a CDS encoding DUF2167 domain-containing protein, which gives rise to MRLIPALCFIASVLPCTLLAQDEMLSAEDQAYLAWSSEFLSSLDPQTGEILLPGSMARLHVSDDFYYLDPQDAERVLSEAWGNPPGTGALGMLLPAGQTPLDEDSWAVVISFEEDGYVSDEDAYNIDYDELLEEMQADTRSESGEREAAGYGSIDLVGWAARPYYDKSRHQLYWAKELEFDHDPNHTLNYSIRSLGRKGVLEMNFVAGMNQLDQINGSLDSVLAMVNFVDGHRYEDFDPTYDEVAAYGLGALVAGKLAAKTGAIAGFLLLLKKFWWLALVAIGGIFRAITGKKN
- the nrdA gene encoding class 1a ribonucleoside-diphosphate reductase subunit alpha codes for the protein MNNKNISIAKRDGRHEPLDLDKIHKVLTWAAEGLDTVSVSQVELRAHLQFHDGITTSDIHETLIKSAADLISEETPDYQYLAARLNIFHLRKKAYGQYTPPSLYQHVGRLVDLQRYDAQLLTDYSMEEFALMDGFIDHQRDLDFAYAAVKQLEGKYLVQDRVKGEFYESPQFLYLLIGACLFANYDRSIRLDYVRRFYDAVSTFKISLPTPIMAGVRTPTRQFSSCVLIECGDSLDSINATTSAIVRYVSQRAGIGINAGRIRALGSSIRGGEANHTGCIPFFKHFQTAVKCCSQGGVRGGAATLFYPLWHLEAEELLVLKNNRGVEENRVRHLDYGVQLNRLMYQRLLKNADISLFSPSDVPGLYEAFFADQDEFEKLYQQYEQDTNVRKKTIKAVELFSRLLQERASTGRIYIQNVDHCNTHSPFDPAKAPIRQSNLCLEIALPTTPLQDINDKEGEIALCTLAAFNLGALKSLDELAPLADLLVRALDSLLTYQNYPVPAAQQGSLKRRTLGVGVINYAYYLAKNGVKYSDGSALGLTHRTFEAIQYHLLQASNQLAREQGACDAFADTTYARGELPIDHYKKDVDGYCDEPLHCDWEGLRADILRDGLRNSTLTALMPSETSSQISNATNGIEPPRGFVSVKASKDGILKQVVPELETLRDSYELLWNIPSNTGYLQLVGVMQKFVDQAISANTNYDPARFGEGKVPMQLLMQDLLSAYKCGLKTLYYHNTRDGATDKHLSNESPVMGEARPAETTVVENDDEGCEGGACKI
- the nrdB gene encoding class Ia ribonucleoside-diphosphate reductase subunit beta, translated to MAYKSFNQNKFETFKQDMFFGENVNVSRYDRQKYPVFEQLIEKQLSFFWRPEEVDLSTDRKDFAELPAHEQHIFLSNLKYQTLLDSVQGRSPNMALLPLVSLPEIETWIETWAFSETIHSRSYTHIIRNILAEPGDVFDDIINNEQIIARAEAVSHYYDDLILHAQLYATGGEGEYRISGSDTPVQVSLPALKRKLYLTLVSVNVLEAIRFYVSFACSFAFAERATMEGNAKIIKLIARDEALHLTGTQHMLNILASGQDDPEMAEIAAELKPEVIQIFKDAAQQEKEWAEYLFKDGSMIGLNTDILSQYVDYITNQRLQAIGFETCFPQRPNPLPWMDSWLVSDNVQVAPQEAEISSYLVGAIDSDVDTNALAGFEL
- the yfaE gene encoding class I ribonucleotide reductase maintenance protein YfaE, which encodes MSELTGNKLVDKGLVSCMPSNAQRDDAVQLESPEISVTQAAEGYTLLEQLEAEGIEVPYQCREGYCGRCRTKRVSGEVAYTSAPLAWVNPGEVLPCCCVAISEVVLEVG
- a CDS encoding Tse2 family ADP-ribosyltransferase toxin; amino-acid sequence: MLTSAEIFISDYTELFLDLYRFGNASSPRFDHIRPMKDAIIQNRNGIKYILADGNGISAFSSVPSGKKGTWKLPKGTPLPQGVKLVIDKRPGRENHYMLAPNVTMKLSEFHALMDQVREHAQRIS